The nucleotide window GCTTTTCATTCTTTGAACAATTTTTTCAGATTCCTTTCGAAGGGCGGCCACACTACACCTTGGTCGGTGATTATCCCGGTCAGGTACTTGTGGGGTGTCACGTCAAAGGCGGGGTTGTAAACGTCCACATCTGGAGCTATCTTGCAGCCGCCGCAGGTGAGAACCTCCTCGGGCTTGCGCTCCTCTATGGGTATCTCCTTCCCGCTCTTGAGGCTCATGTCTATCGTCGAGAGCGGCGCGACCGTGAAGAAGGGAATCCCGTGCTCCCTCGCGAGAACCGCCAGGCTGTACGTCCCTATCTTGTTGGCGAAGTCTCCGTTGGCAACTATCCTGTCGGCGCCGACGATGATGGCATCGACTTTACCCTGTTGCATCACGAAGCCCGCCATGTTATCGCTTATGAGCTTTAGGAGAATGCCGTCGTAGTGGTACTCCCAGGCTGAGAGTCTCGCGCCCTGGAGGACGGGTCTCGTCTCGTCCACCCAGAGGAGCTTCAGCGTTCCATCGCGGTGCATGACCCTCAGAACTGCACCGACGGTTCCGAGCTGAACCGTTGCAAGGCTTCCCGCGTTGCAGTGGGTTAGAACGTTCCCCTCAGGGAGAACCTCGGCACCGTAGTGACCCATCCTGAGGTTAGCTTCCACATCTTCGTCCGCTATCTTCCCCGCTTCCGCGACTATGAGCCTCTTTATCTCGTCGAGGTTGTCTTCCATATGCTCCTCTACGAGACCCTTTATCCTGTTGAGCGCCCAGAAGAGGTTCACCGCTGTAGGTCTCGTGTTCTTGAGCCTCTCGTAGGCCGAATAAAACCCATCCATGAACTCGTCCTTTGTTTTAGCGTTGGAAGTGTCCGCGTAGAGGGCCAATCCAAAGGCGGCAGCGGCACCTATCGCCGGAGCACCGCGAACCTTCATGGTAATGATAGCCTCGGCGACCTCATCGATGGTTCTGAGCTCTATCGTCTTAAACTCTCTCGGGAGGAGGGTCTGGTCGATCATGACAACCCTTCCCCTCTCGTAGGTCACGCTCCTCGGGAGCCTCGTGAGTTCCTCGGGCCTGTACCTCATCTCCATGAGCATCACCCCAAAGATGTTGGGGTTGGCCCTTAAAATCCGTTCGGTCAGGTTATCTCACTCGGAACCATCATGCCTAGGGAGAGAACGGTTTTGTTCCGTCCGTAACCGTTGTTTAACGCCCGGAACCCCTAAAAGCTCCCATGAAATGCCTGATTTAACGAAGATAAACGGTTAAAAACATTTTTTAACGTTCTTCCGGCAAAAACGGAAGATGCTGCCTTCTCTGTGAACAATCAGTAATTTACGCAAACGATTTCGTGAAAAAAGCTTAAATAGGACTTTTTCACTACATAATAGCGAGGTGATGTGGTATGATGTGGAAGAAAGTCCTGGCTAGCCTCTTTGGAGTGCTGCTCTTGGCCGGGATTGTGCCCCTAATAAGTGCCGAGGAGAATAACACCGTTGACCTCAGCATGGTAATCCTCGTCAGCGACAACGAGGCGGACTCAGCGCTGGCGGAGAAGATAGCGGAGAGCCTTAACGTCTCGATTGTTGTGACCCCCTGGGGCGTCTACGACCCCAACGTGACGTCGGAGATAGCGAGCTACGCTCCGGATAAGGTGCTCATCATAGGCGGCCCTGCGGCGGTTCCAAAGCTCTACGAGGACGACCTCGTGAGCCTCAACATAAGCTACGCGAGGGTCTGGGGCAAAGACCGCTACGGAACCAACGCGCAGGCCCTTGAGTACCTCGTTAAGAACTACCCCGAGCTCATGAAGAACGTCAAAATCGTCATCGCCCACGGCCGCGACCTTGGAGCGATAAAGGACATAGAGAACAGGAGCAACGTCTTTCCGATATACGTGGATAACGGTCATGAGAACCAGACGGACCTCCTCGGAATAATAAAGGTCTCGGGCGTTGTGATAATAAAAACCCCGATTTCGGGCAACATTACGGAGCGCATAAGGGAGCGCGTCAGGGAGAGGGCCGAGAACGTTACGGAGGTCGAGGAGAACATAACGGCGGAGGTTGCGTGGGAGGCCATTGAAATCGCCCAGAACAAGACTGCCCTTGCAGAGAGCATGGTGGAGAACGCGACCATCCCAGCCGCGCCAAAGCTCCTTGAGCTCGCCAAGAAGGAGCTTGACAGGGCCCTTGAGGCCTACAACGAGAGCAACTATGGAAAAGCCTACGGCCAGGCAATGGCCGCCAAGGTGCACGCCGAGGCTGTGATAAGGATGAGCACCGAGAAGTTCAGCGAGAAGTTCAGGAACAACCTTGAGGTCAGGGCGAAGGTCGAGATAGCCAAGGTCGAGCGCATGGTGGAGCGCTTCGGTGAGATGGGCTTCAACGTAACAGCTGCCAACGAGACCCTCCAGCAGGCCAAAGCCGCTTACGATGGGGGCAGGTACGGCGAGGCCTACTCACTGGCCAAGGAAGCGGAGGACATGCTCAGGGGTCTCATCCATGAGAAGAAGCTCGAGATCAGGGAGAAAATGAGGGAGAAGATAAAAGAACGGATCCAGAGGGGCCGAAGGCATGGACAGAGGCCGTGAGCCCTATTTTTCTTCTAACTTTTGCCGTAGAGTTCGTTCAATGCCATGAGAAACTCGCTCGCCGTTACTATGTCCCTCACGTCAATGTGCTCGTTTTTCGTGTGTGATATGTCGAGGTTCCCGGGCCCAAAGACTATGGTTCTGGTTCCGTTGTACATGAAGTTTATCGCATCCGTCCAGCTCCTCATTCCGCCGAACTCGTCTATGTCCGTTATCTCCATCGCCCTCTTCGCCAGCTGGACTATCTCCTCGTCCTCCTCAAGCTCGTAGCCATCCCATATCTCCGTGTACTCGTAGCTGAGCGTGTACTCATCCAGTATGGGGTCGAGGAGGTCGAGTATGTCCTCCACCTCCTGGTCCGGAAGGAGCCTCGCCTCAAGCCTTCCCCTGCAGAGGGCGGGGATGAGGTAGACGGGATTCTCGCATATGAGCTCCTGGATGCCTATGTGGGGGTCGAAGTACTTTCCACTCCTCTTAAAGGGTTCCAGGTTCTTCAGTTCGGTTACCATCTTGTAGGTCTCCTCTATTGCGTTGATGCCGCTCTCGGGGCACGCTCCATGCGCTTCCTTGCCGTCCACCTCAAAGTAGGCCTCTATGTTGCCGGCGTGGGCGATGTGGACTTCCAGATCCGTCGGTTCGAGAACTACGGCCATCTTGGGCTTGTAGCGCTCCATGAAGAGGGCGCTTCCCTTCCCGCCGTGCTCCTCGTCGCTGACGAAGACAACACCAACGTTCAGCTCCTGATTGAGCTTCTTGATGTTCTCCATCATGAGGAGTATTGCTGCCGCTCCGCCCTTTATGTCGCTCGCGCCGGTTCCGTAGACTATGTTGCCCCTCACGAAGGGCTCCGTCCTGACGGGGATTGTGTCAATGTGCACCTCGAAGAAGAGCTCCGCGTCCGGATTAACGACAAGGTCAATTATCTCGCCGTCGCTCTCGATGTGAACGTCGTAGTCGAGTTTGTGGAGGAATTCCATGATGTGGAGCGCTACCCTGTCCTCATGGCCCGAAGGCGAGGGTATTTTGAGGAGATTAACAAGAACCTCCTTGGCCCTTTCAGCTTTCATTTGGGTCACCTAATTCATGTGCACCCTTCACGTTTATTAAACTGTTGGGGTATCAAGCACTGACCTTCTCCCCGCCTGAAGGACGAGACTCGCTAAAAGGAATAATGTCAGAGTATAAACAAAAGAGCATAAAGGATACTCACGAGCACGAGCACCACACCCATAACCAGGTTTCCTCTTCCGCTCATTGAAGAGAGCCTGTCAACGGCACTCCCCAGTTTGGCATATTTCGCCCCGTAGTGGAACCCCAGGGTCACAAGGGCAAAGGGCAGTACGGAGATTCCCACGAAGACTATGAGAAGTGCGGTGGTTGTGCTTGCAGAGAACCCTCCAGAAAGGAGGGAGCTGACCAGCAGGTACGAGGGGAGGACACAGGATAGTGAGAGGAACGCCATGACGCTTCCTATTACGAATGCTGCAGGAGGGGACGTTGCTTTTTCCAGAATTCGGTTGCTCTTCTCCCTCAGGGGACTGGAAATGGAGAGTGCCACGTATCCCAAAGCGGAAAGTATTTTGTAAATGCCAACGGTGACCCCAAAGGCCACCACAAAGTACCTCAGGAAAGGTATTTTAGAGTGCAGATTCATGAGGGCGACAGCAATAACAGAATAACCTAAAAACGCGCCGAGTGTGAAGGCAAAGCCTACCCTGAGAACCCTTCTCTCATCTGTCAGGGCTATCATCGAGAGGAGGAAAATTATCATTAGAAAGATTGAGGGGCGGAGGGCGTTTAGAACACCGAGGGCCACCACAGAGAGCGTGACACCGGTGAACTCAGCAATATTCTGAGCTCCTAATGGTATTTCTCCGGCTGCCACTGTTAGCACCGCATCCATCGCCTCCACCTCAAGGGATAGTTATGAACAGAGACCATAGTTGAATCAGTTTTCTCCCATTTAACCTTACCCCCTTCTAAATGAACATAAAAACGTGAAAACGCTTTCCAAACTCATAAACCCAGTCCATTATGGTCATGAATATTGAAAGTGATGTTCAAAAAACAGCAACACTATTCACGATGACTTGAAATCAAAAGTAAGGGGAGGAAAAATACTCCATCAACTCTCGTCCTCGATGCCCATTGCCTTCTCGCAGGCCTCGTGCATTTCTGCCCAGTTGTTGCCCATGTACTGGTTCATGTAGGGCTCCATCTCCTCGTGGATCTCGGTGAAGTTGCCGCTCGCCATGTAATCCTGCATCTGCTCGTACATCTCGTCGTCCATCATGCCGCGCATGCCGTAGCCCATCATTCCCATGCCCATTCCATGGCCGCCCATTGGGCCAAAGCCCCAGCGCGAACCGGTCTTTTCTCCTACGTCAAACCCGCCACTGTGGGCCATCCCAAGGGGGACAGCAACGAGTACTCCGACTATGAGCCCTATAAACAGGGACTTCCATTCCACTTCGCATCACCTCTTATACTGCTTCCATTGATATGTTGGGGAATAAAGGCTAATAGGCTTATTATTTACAAAGTGAGAACGCGTAAATGGATATTTTTCTGGAGTGAAAGGATAAATGCCATCAGTAATTTGCACGAAGGAACAGTGATGAAAATGTCAAAAACTGCCAAAAAATACGATAGGTTTTCTTGGATATACGACTCTTTTGAGGGACTCGCTGAAAGGAGGGCTTTCTCAAAGTACAGAAGAAAGGCCCTCCGCCTAGCAGAAGGCAAAGTCCTCGAGGTGGGGGTGGGAACCGGAAAGAACCTGCCGTACTACCCCCGGGGGGTGGAGGTTGTAGGTATAGACTTCAGTAGGGGAATGCTGGAGAAGGCTGAGAGGAAGGTAGAAAGACTCGGCTTGGAAAACGTTATGCTTTTACACATGGACGCTCAGAGCCTCGAGTTTGAGGACAACACCTTTGACACCGCCGTGAGTACATTCGTCTTCTGCACAGTACCCGATCCTGTTAAGGGCCTGAAGGAGGTATACAGGGTTCTAAAACCTGGAGGGAAGGCGATATTCCTCGAACACATGAAGAGCGGCTCAGGACTGTTAAACATTTCCCTCTACATGATGGAGCCTTTCACACGGGCGCTCCTGGGGACCTCAATGCTCAGGGAGACCCAGAAGAACATCGAGAGGGCCGGGTTCCAAATAGAGAAGGTGGAGAACCTGTTTTTTGACATTGTGAGGCTGATAATTGCGAGGAAACCGGGTGGTGAATATGATAGCGAAGAAAAACCTGTTCCATGACAGGGGCAGGCTGGCGATGAGCGTGGCCGGTGTGGCCCTCTCGGTCACGCTGGTTATCATACTCCTTGGAGTCTACTACGGCATGACAACGCTTGGAACAAACTACATTGTACATACCGATGCCGATCTGTGGGTCGGGCAGGAGGGGATCCACGACCTCTGGCACACGTATTCCCTCCTCCCACGGGGCCTAAGTGACGAAATAAAAAGTGTGGACGGCGTCAAAGGCGTCCACGAGCTCATAGGGAGGGCCGTTCAGATAGAGGTCCCAAACACCGGCGCCAGGAAGACCGTCTACATAGTCGGCTTTGATCCCGCCAGCGGGGTCGGGGGTCCCTGGGACATTGTCAGGGGCACGGGGAAACCGCAGAGGGGCGAGGCCGTGGTTGATCAGGTGTTTTTTACGAGGAACGGCCTTAAACTCGGCCAGACGCTTAAGATTGGGAACAAGGAGCTGGAGATAGTCGGCGTTTCAAAGGGGACGTTCGCGGTGGTCTATCCCTACATCTTCGTGACAACCGAGGACGCGGCGGAGATATTCGGCACCACGCAGTACGTGAACTACTACCTCGTCCAGCTCTCCGGCGAGAGGCCGGCCGACGGGGTGATCAGTGACATCACCGAAAGGCTGGCAGAGAGGAGTGTAGCGGTCGAGATACTGACGAAGGAGCGGTTCATCCAGAACCATAAAGATGTGATAAACGAGAGCTTCAACTCGATACTCTTCCCGCTGGTGTTCATAGGCTTCATAATCGGGGCGGCGGTCATAGGCCTTACACTCTACACCATGACGATGGAGAAGATGAGAGAGTACGCAATACTGAAGGCAATTGGGGCCCAGAACAGCTTCCTGAGGAGGATAGTATTTGAACAAGCGGCCATCATAACCATGCTGGGCTTTATAGCCGGCATCAGCCTCTCCCTGCTCGCCACGGCCCTTGTGCCAAGGTTCGCCCCGGAGTTCTTCGTTGAGATGAACCCCACGACAGTGGGCGTAACGTTCGCGGCAGTCCTGCTCATGGGGCTGACCGCGCCGCTGGTCCCGATAAGGAGGCTCAACAGAGTCGACCCGGTGGTGGTATTCAATGCCTGAGGCCATCCTGAGGGCAAAGAACATTACAAAGGTGTACGGCTCGGGCAGAACCGCCGTGAGGGCCGTTGATAACGTGTCCCTTATCCTCAAGAGGGGCGAGGTGGTACTCCTCATGGGGCCGTCCGGTTCGGGGAAGACGACGCTCCTCACCATGCTCAGCGGGCTCCTAAGGCCGACCTCCGGGAGCATAGAGCTGTACCCGCCAGAAAACCCCAAAAGGACCATAGAACTAACGGGGCTAACACGGGATGCACTTGCAAGGCTCAGGCGGGAGAGGATGGGCTTCATCTTCCAGCACTCCAACCTGCTTGAGGCACTGACCGCTGTGGAGAACGTCATGGTGCCCCTGCTGATCAAGGGCGTAAAAAAGGTGGAGGCAAGGGAGGGGGCCGAGCGCCTCCTGGTGGAGCTGGGCATGGAGGACAGACTTGACAGCAGGCCCTCCGAGCTTTCCGGGGGTGAGCAACAGCGCGTTGCAATAGCGAGGGCCCTGATAACCGACCCGGACATCATAATAGCCGACGAGCCCACGGCAAACCTGGACTCCAAAAACGGAAAGGAGGTCATAAAACTCATCCACGAGAAGGCAAAGAACGGGGGCAAGTGCGTGATGATAGCCACCCACGACCCGAGGATACTCGGCTTCGCGGACAGGATACTCTATATGGAAGACGGAAAGATATACCTGAAGGACAGAGGACAGGCTGAAAAGTTGCTGGTTTTTAAGGGATAGATACGCGGGCATATAAGGGGACAGCTCCCAGCCCCATTTATGTCCATAACCATTTATTATAAACCTATTGTTAAACTGGCGTTTGTAAGTCCTGTTCTCCAAAAAAGAAGCCTTGCCGTAATCGAAAGATATATATGCATCTTTATTCAAGAATGGGCAGGTGATGGGCAAAATGATAGAAGATTATACAAAAATGGGTATTCATAATGACATTGTGCAGACGATAGGCAACACTCCCCTGGTGAGACTCAGGAAGATGGAGAGGTACTTCAACCTTAGAAACGAACTGTATGCCAAGGTGGAGTTCTTCAACCCAGGGGGTAGCATAAAGGACAGGATAGGTAAGTACATGATCGAGGGAGCGAAGAGGGAGGGTAAAATCGTCGAGGGCGGCGTTATAGTGGAGCCGACCTCAGGAAACACCGGTGTAGGCCTCGCACTGGTGGCAGCGGATGAGGGCTACATGACGGTCTTCACGATGCCGGACAAGATGAGCACCGAGAAGGAGCTCCTCCTTAAGGCACTAGGAGCGTTCGTCATAAGAACTCCAACGGCCGTTGCCCCAAGTGATCCGAACTCATACTACAGGGTGGCCGAGGCCGTGAGGAACCTCATCTGGAAGAAGGGGAGGTCCATCAGCAGGGAGGAGCTCGGGGAGATAGTCAAGTACGTCCAGCGGCTCGTTGATGAGGAAAGGCTCGACGAGCTCAGGGCGATCCTTGAGGAGGAAGTTGAGGAAACCCCCTACGCCTACATCCCCAACCAGTACTTCAACAAATACAACCCCCTGGCACACTACGAAACCACAGCGAGGGAGATATGGGAACAGACCGGAGGGGAGATGAATTACCTTTTCGCAGGAATAGGCACCGGCGGGACGATAACCGGGATCGGGCGCTATCTAAAGGAGAGGAAGAAAGATGTAAGGATAATAGGCGTTGACCCGGTAGGCTCCATATACAGCCTTGTTAAGGGTGGAATGAGCCTTGAAGAAGCCCTCAAGAAGGCCCACCCCTACCTCGTCGAGGGAATAGGCGAAGACATCCTTCCGGAGACCGTTGACCTGAGCCTCGTCGATGGCATGGTGGTCGTCAACGACCAGGAGGCCTTTGCGATGACTCGATTCCTCGCGAGGAAGGAGGGAATCCTCGCGGGAGGCTCTTCGGGAGCAGCTCTCTATGGAACTATAAAGTACCTCAAAGAAAATGGTGTTGAGGGCAAGAAGGCCGTCGTGATATTCCCGGATACGGGAAGAAACTACCTGACGAAGATCTTCAACGATGAATGGATGCTGGAGAACGGCTTCGAGATTGACGATGAAAAGGTTCTGGAGGTGCTGAGATGAGGTTCTCAACCAGGGCAATCCACGTCGGCGAAGAGCCGGAGAGAATGCAATACGGCGATGTGGTATCACCGATCCACCTCTCAACAACCTTTGCAAAGAAGAGCATAAAGGAGGTTGAAGAGGACTACGTCTACTCGAGGAGCGGCAATCCAACGAGGGACGGTCTTGAGAGAAAGTTAGCGGCGCTTGAGAACGCAAAGTACGGACTCGCCTTCTCTTCCGGACTTGCAGCCGAGTCAACGGTGCTCCTGGCGCTGT belongs to Palaeococcus ferrophilus DSM 13482 and includes:
- a CDS encoding ABC transporter permease, with product MIAKKNLFHDRGRLAMSVAGVALSVTLVIILLGVYYGMTTLGTNYIVHTDADLWVGQEGIHDLWHTYSLLPRGLSDEIKSVDGVKGVHELIGRAVQIEVPNTGARKTVYIVGFDPASGVGGPWDIVRGTGKPQRGEAVVDQVFFTRNGLKLGQTLKIGNKELEIVGVSKGTFAVVYPYIFVTTEDAAEIFGTTQYVNYYLVQLSGERPADGVISDITERLAERSVAVEILTKERFIQNHKDVINESFNSILFPLVFIGFIIGAAVIGLTLYTMTMEKMREYAILKAIGAQNSFLRRIVFEQAAIITMLGFIAGISLSLLATALVPRFAPEFFVEMNPTTVGVTFAAVLLMGLTAPLVPIRRLNRVDPVVVFNA
- a CDS encoding M20/M25/M40 family metallo-hydrolase — encoded protein: MKAERAKEVLVNLLKIPSPSGHEDRVALHIMEFLHKLDYDVHIESDGEIIDLVVNPDAELFFEVHIDTIPVRTEPFVRGNIVYGTGASDIKGGAAAILLMMENIKKLNQELNVGVVFVSDEEHGGKGSALFMERYKPKMAVVLEPTDLEVHIAHAGNIEAYFEVDGKEAHGACPESGINAIEETYKMVTELKNLEPFKRSGKYFDPHIGIQELICENPVYLIPALCRGRLEARLLPDQEVEDILDLLDPILDEYTLSYEYTEIWDGYELEEDEEIVQLAKRAMEITDIDEFGGMRSWTDAINFMYNGTRTIVFGPGNLDISHTKNEHIDVRDIVTASEFLMALNELYGKS
- a CDS encoding cell wall-binding repeat-containing protein, with translation MMWKKVLASLFGVLLLAGIVPLISAEENNTVDLSMVILVSDNEADSALAEKIAESLNVSIVVTPWGVYDPNVTSEIASYAPDKVLIIGGPAAVPKLYEDDLVSLNISYARVWGKDRYGTNAQALEYLVKNYPELMKNVKIVIAHGRDLGAIKDIENRSNVFPIYVDNGHENQTDLLGIIKVSGVVIIKTPISGNITERIRERVRERAENVTEVEENITAEVAWEAIEIAQNKTALAESMVENATIPAAPKLLELAKKELDRALEAYNESNYGKAYGQAMAAKVHAEAVIRMSTEKFSEKFRNNLEVRAKVEIAKVERMVERFGEMGFNVTAANETLQQAKAAYDGGRYGEAYSLAKEAEDMLRGLIHEKKLEIREKMREKIKERIQRGRRHGQRP
- a CDS encoding ABC transporter ATP-binding protein; translated protein: MPEAILRAKNITKVYGSGRTAVRAVDNVSLILKRGEVVLLMGPSGSGKTTLLTMLSGLLRPTSGSIELYPPENPKRTIELTGLTRDALARLRRERMGFIFQHSNLLEALTAVENVMVPLLIKGVKKVEAREGAERLLVELGMEDRLDSRPSELSGGEQQRVAIARALITDPDIIIADEPTANLDSKNGKEVIKLIHEKAKNGGKCVMIATHDPRILGFADRILYMEDGKIYLKDRGQAEKLLVFKG
- a CDS encoding class I SAM-dependent methyltransferase, whose product is MSKTAKKYDRFSWIYDSFEGLAERRAFSKYRRKALRLAEGKVLEVGVGTGKNLPYYPRGVEVVGIDFSRGMLEKAERKVERLGLENVMLLHMDAQSLEFEDNTFDTAVSTFVFCTVPDPVKGLKEVYRVLKPGGKAIFLEHMKSGSGLLNISLYMMEPFTRALLGTSMLRETQKNIERAGFQIEKVENLFFDIVRLIIARKPGGEYDSEEKPVP
- a CDS encoding cytochrome c biogenesis protein, which codes for MDAVLTVAAGEIPLGAQNIAEFTGVTLSVVALGVLNALRPSIFLMIIFLLSMIALTDERRVLRVGFAFTLGAFLGYSVIAVALMNLHSKIPFLRYFVVAFGVTVGIYKILSALGYVALSISSPLREKSNRILEKATSPPAAFVIGSVMAFLSLSCVLPSYLLVSSLLSGGFSASTTTALLIVFVGISVLPFALVTLGFHYGAKYAKLGSAVDRLSSMSGRGNLVMGVVLVLVSILYALLFIL
- the mtnA gene encoding S-methyl-5-thioribose-1-phosphate isomerase — its product is MEMRYRPEELTRLPRSVTYERGRVVMIDQTLLPREFKTIELRTIDEVAEAIITMKVRGAPAIGAAAAFGLALYADTSNAKTKDEFMDGFYSAYERLKNTRPTAVNLFWALNRIKGLVEEHMEDNLDEIKRLIVAEAGKIADEDVEANLRMGHYGAEVLPEGNVLTHCNAGSLATVQLGTVGAVLRVMHRDGTLKLLWVDETRPVLQGARLSAWEYHYDGILLKLISDNMAGFVMQQGKVDAIIVGADRIVANGDFANKIGTYSLAVLAREHGIPFFTVAPLSTIDMSLKSGKEIPIEERKPEEVLTCGGCKIAPDVDVYNPAFDVTPHKYLTGIITDQGVVWPPFERNLKKLFKE
- a CDS encoding PLP-dependent cysteine synthase family protein, encoding MGKMIEDYTKMGIHNDIVQTIGNTPLVRLRKMERYFNLRNELYAKVEFFNPGGSIKDRIGKYMIEGAKREGKIVEGGVIVEPTSGNTGVGLALVAADEGYMTVFTMPDKMSTEKELLLKALGAFVIRTPTAVAPSDPNSYYRVAEAVRNLIWKKGRSISREELGEIVKYVQRLVDEERLDELRAILEEEVEETPYAYIPNQYFNKYNPLAHYETTAREIWEQTGGEMNYLFAGIGTGGTITGIGRYLKERKKDVRIIGVDPVGSIYSLVKGGMSLEEALKKAHPYLVEGIGEDILPETVDLSLVDGMVVVNDQEAFAMTRFLARKEGILAGGSSGAALYGTIKYLKENGVEGKKAVVIFPDTGRNYLTKIFNDEWMLENGFEIDDEKVLEVLR